In Candidatus Caldatribacterium sp., one DNA window encodes the following:
- the fliR gene encoding flagellar biosynthetic protein FliR codes for MFVSFSDFFLFILLMMRALGLFLVAPIFQSRLIPPQVKIGFSALLALLCLPLVREGAPVFSSVSWAYLVALFREMLFGITFGIVANLVFSSIQIAGEIIDFQMGFSYVNVVDPLSGLGASVMGQFYLLLATMYYLGIGGYRLTIEGFVRSFTLVPPGGFVVRTDLAPSFVRLVGEVMLLALRLGAPIIVALFLANLTLAILSRAIPQMNVFIVGLPLNVGIGFFIALATLPYLLPLFEGVVELFIRSFFHFLRGP; via the coding sequence ATGTTCGTTTCCTTCAGCGATTTCTTCCTTTTCATCCTTCTTATGATGCGTGCTCTGGGGCTTTTCCTCGTTGCCCCGATTTTCCAGAGCCGTCTCATCCCCCCTCAGGTGAAGATTGGCTTCTCTGCACTCCTTGCCCTCCTTTGCCTTCCCCTGGTGCGGGAAGGAGCGCCGGTTTTCTCCTCGGTTTCCTGGGCGTACCTTGTGGCTCTTTTCAGGGAAATGCTCTTCGGCATCACCTTCGGCATTGTCGCCAACCTCGTCTTTTCGTCCATTCAGATTGCGGGAGAGATCATCGACTTCCAGATGGGCTTTAGCTACGTGAACGTCGTGGACCCTCTCTCAGGTCTTGGGGCTTCGGTAATGGGGCAGTTCTACCTCCTCCTTGCCACCATGTACTACCTTGGGATTGGGGGATACCGTTTGACGATTGAGGGGTTCGTGCGGTCGTTTACCCTTGTCCCTCCCGGGGGATTTGTTGTTCGGACGGACCTTGCGCCTTCTTTCGTGCGTCTTGTGGGGGAAGTGATGCTCCTTGCCCTGCGCCTTGGAGCTCCGATTATCGTTGCCCTTTTCCTTGCCAATCTCACCCTTGCCATTCTCTCCCGAGCCATTCCTCAAATGAACGTTTTCATCGTCGGCCTTCCCCTCAACGTGGGCATTGGCTTTTTCATTGCCCTTGCGACACTTCCTTACCTTCTTCCCCTCTTTGAGGGCGTTGTGGAGCTCTTTATCCGGAGCTTCTTCCACTTCCTCCGGGGTCCTTAA
- the fliQ gene encoding flagellar biosynthesis protein FliQ, whose product MTEELVFTIGNEALLVVLKIALPVLGVALLVGILVSIFQAVTQIHELTLTFVPKILAVLVIGALLGPWMARTLLDFARELFWNLPALFR is encoded by the coding sequence ATGACCGAAGAACTCGTTTTCACCATTGGGAATGAAGCGCTCCTTGTGGTGCTCAAGATAGCCCTTCCTGTCCTTGGGGTGGCTCTCCTTGTGGGAATTCTCGTGAGCATCTTCCAGGCGGTAACCCAGATTCACGAGCTCACCCTGACTTTCGTGCCCAAAATCCTCGCGGTCCTTGTCATCGGGGCGCTCCTTGGTCCCTGGATGGCCCGCACCCTCCTTGACTTTGCCCGGGAGCTCTTCTGGAACCTTCCTGCCCTCTTTCGGTGA
- the fliP gene encoding flagellar type III secretion system pore protein FliP (The bacterial flagellar biogenesis protein FliP forms a type III secretion system (T3SS)-type pore required for flagellar assembly.), translating to MLLLLTVLSLAPAFLVMVTSFTRIVVVLGFVRNALGSQQIPPTPVLVGLALFLTIFVMAPTFSRIQSEALTPYFEGKISQREALERGIGVLREFMFRQTEEKDLALMVSLSGLPRPENQDDIPTHVLIPAFIVSELKAAFTMGFLIYVPFLIIDMVVASILMSMGMMMLPPVLISLPFKILLFVLVDGWALITRGLVLSFR from the coding sequence ATTCTCCTTCTTCTTACCGTTTTGAGCCTTGCTCCGGCTTTCCTTGTCATGGTGACTTCCTTTACCCGAATCGTGGTTGTTCTGGGCTTTGTGCGGAATGCCCTGGGTTCCCAGCAGATTCCTCCAACTCCGGTGCTCGTCGGCCTTGCCCTTTTCCTCACCATTTTCGTCATGGCACCGACCTTTTCCCGGATTCAGAGCGAAGCTCTTACCCCCTACTTTGAAGGGAAAATCTCCCAGAGGGAAGCCTTAGAACGGGGCATTGGGGTTTTACGGGAGTTCATGTTTCGGCAAACGGAAGAGAAAGACCTTGCCCTCATGGTGTCCCTTTCCGGATTGCCCCGTCCGGAAAACCAAGACGACATCCCAACGCATGTTCTTATCCCTGCCTTCATCGTGAGTGAGCTCAAAGCCGCCTTCACCATGGGTTTCCTCATCTACGTTCCCTTCCTCATCATCGACATGGTGGTGGCAAGTATCCTCATGTCCATGGGAATGATGATGCTCCCACCGGTTCTCATTTCCCTTCCTTTCAAGATTCTCCTCTTTGTCCTTGTTGACGGTTGGGCACTCATCACCCGGGGACTTGTGCTGAGCTTTCGGTGA
- a CDS encoding flagellar biosynthetic protein FliO, giving the protein MMEVTPPPTWTEGVSILRFFLAFLVVAGILWGTSYLLRRYSGGAIRFAASRYMRLLDALPVRGNLTLYLVEVGKRVIVLAHSGNVVREVAELDVEDLVEQPKEEGFSGYLERIFRKPPPKS; this is encoded by the coding sequence ATGATGGAGGTTACCCCTCCTCCCACCTGGACAGAGGGTGTGAGCATTCTTCGCTTCTTCTTGGCTTTCCTTGTGGTGGCAGGGATTCTCTGGGGGACATCGTATCTTTTGCGCCGGTACTCGGGAGGGGCCATTCGCTTTGCCGCATCCCGTTACATGCGGCTTCTTGATGCTTTACCGGTTCGGGGAAACCTCACACTGTACCTCGTTGAGGTGGGGAAACGGGTGATTGTTCTTGCCCATTCAGGAAATGTCGTCCGGGAGGTTGCCGAGCTCGATGTGGAAGATCTCGTGGAACAGCCCAAGGAAGAGGGATTTTCCGGATACCTTGAGCGAATCTTCCGGAAGCCGCCGCCGAAAAGTTAA
- the fliY gene encoding flagellar motor switch phosphatase FliY: MKEEILRLEERDVIGELGNISMGSAATALSGLLGKRVEITVPQVEVVAKEKVPELFPERHLLVRVVYQEGLQGENVLFVKEEDAKVMVNLMMGGDGKSGLPEELGELEVSAISEAMNQMMGSACTAMSDFLGRRINISPPETIWQDAEAVERTWLEEQKEPFFVVVHFRLGIEDVIDSTMLQIIPLSFAREIANFLLPKEEPVSVSSEKSQFQEEPKREEKEEKAKVKAQPVEFAEFKRKSEPQGRGNLELLFDVTLPLVVELGRTRLSVREILDLGPGSIIELDKLAGEPVDLYVNDVLFARGEVVVIEENFGIRITEIVSPEERMRSIRETRI, from the coding sequence ATGAAAGAGGAAATTTTGCGCCTTGAAGAGCGGGACGTTATCGGGGAACTGGGGAATATCTCCATGGGGTCGGCTGCCACGGCCCTCAGTGGTCTTCTGGGCAAAAGGGTGGAAATTACCGTTCCCCAGGTTGAGGTCGTTGCGAAGGAAAAGGTTCCTGAGCTTTTTCCAGAACGCCATCTCTTGGTCCGGGTAGTGTACCAGGAGGGGCTCCAGGGTGAGAACGTCCTCTTTGTGAAGGAAGAGGATGCCAAAGTTATGGTTAACCTCATGATGGGTGGGGATGGGAAGAGTGGGCTTCCGGAGGAACTTGGGGAGCTTGAGGTGAGCGCAATTTCGGAAGCCATGAACCAGATGATGGGTTCTGCCTGCACGGCGATGTCCGATTTCCTGGGCCGGAGAATCAATATCTCCCCTCCTGAAACCATCTGGCAGGACGCAGAGGCTGTTGAGCGGACCTGGCTTGAGGAGCAGAAGGAGCCCTTTTTCGTCGTTGTCCATTTCCGCCTGGGGATTGAGGACGTCATCGACAGCACCATGCTCCAGATTATCCCTCTCTCCTTTGCCCGGGAGATAGCAAACTTCCTCCTCCCGAAAGAGGAGCCGGTTTCTGTTTCTTCGGAGAAGTCGCAATTTCAGGAAGAGCCGAAGAGAGAGGAAAAGGAGGAGAAGGCAAAAGTCAAAGCGCAGCCGGTGGAGTTTGCAGAATTCAAGAGAAAGAGCGAACCTCAGGGGCGGGGGAATCTCGAGCTCCTCTTTGACGTTACCCTTCCTCTCGTTGTGGAGCTTGGGAGAACCAGGCTTTCGGTGCGGGAGATTCTCGACCTGGGGCCCGGGTCGATTATTGAGCTTGATAAGCTCGCCGGCGAGCCGGTTGACCTCTACGTGAACGACGTCCTCTTTGCCCGGGGAGAGGTTGTGGTTATCGAGGAGAACTTCGGAATCCGGATTACGGAAATTGTGAGCCCTGAAGAGCGGATGCGGAGCATTCGGGAGACACGGATATGA
- a CDS encoding flagellar basal body-associated FliL family protein, which translates to MAKRSEEVAEETKEAKKGFSLKSILLVLVLAMVGFMGYTFLKQSGFLASRGEDAPKKARAKEPIIYTFEGNFLVNLADKDNLRYLKAVISVALSNQKAKDELRKKSVEVRDAIIMILSAQTSEDLATPEGKERLKSLIAERINEMLTAGEVEKVFFLDFVMQ; encoded by the coding sequence ATGGCAAAAAGAAGTGAAGAAGTTGCCGAGGAAACAAAAGAAGCGAAAAAGGGATTTTCCCTGAAGAGCATCCTCCTTGTCCTTGTGCTTGCGATGGTGGGCTTCATGGGATATACCTTCTTAAAGCAGAGTGGCTTTTTGGCTTCCCGAGGGGAAGATGCTCCAAAGAAAGCGAGGGCTAAGGAACCCATCATCTACACCTTTGAGGGGAATTTCCTCGTGAACCTCGCGGACAAGGATAACCTTCGCTACCTCAAGGCGGTGATAAGTGTTGCCCTCTCGAATCAGAAAGCCAAAGACGAGCTCCGTAAAAAGAGCGTGGAGGTTCGGGACGCCATCATCATGATTCTCAGCGCCCAGACCTCAGAAGACCTTGCAACTCCGGAGGGCAAAGAACGCTTGAAGAGTCTCATTGCGGAGCGTATCAACGAAATGCTCACTGCGGGAGAAGTAGAAAAGGTGTTCTTCCTTGACTTTGTCATGCAGTAG